The following coding sequences are from one Leptospira mayottensis 200901116 window:
- a CDS encoding sulfatase-like hydrolase/transferase — protein sequence MPKMITILLAEKSVRLYLRFFAIGMGISFATLILNSSFRFMGVDLSEFKSLFLSILPLFLKDYIQTLIASGILFGAIGLLLSSAQLGNKKEVLIGSSFMDPLSEEVEDGTLLAQDLDPFVGIEKANSCRKVFWTFGVFVFLLWCHSVIFYPQLYGEFFFYRFSFLRFFLFFLTDWVSPWIPLTIALGILGICIIIHSVFLILKRNWHGFIFFVLFCCLLFWSHSHGSLSGILSTTVFYLFTRVFENKVVPIFDLARTVILKNVTWNRIVLVFILCSSLICFASSKSCLGIFTLAPTWNKEVPENTVLSTEGFPNILILSADSLRYDKMGYVQGKEGLTPHIDLLAKDSVIFQDHHTTIPRTFPAWADLLTGQPSFIHGIQDMFPDIKDREGLNDNVSKTLPNILSQLGYKTEVVSSFAGDIFPRADWGFQSVKAPMFHAETLTAQRILETQIFLLPIVTGSIPGAGEYFGAIRGFPSLGDDSKILPDLLAGLKKEGNPFFTVFFSSVTHFPFSPPYPYYKIFTNSEYYGKFKYFKFVNPSDSSELSNGDQEQIRGLFQASIYSFDDSVGRILKHLKKEGIYDSTLIVLTSDHGESLFEADHSHGHGEHLRGEGVTHIPLLIKFPQNVGAGRRFTGISSSLDLFPTLLSFVANRVRDFSLRENLRNELKNRSGRDLSAGLSFQTWKDSRNVYGETGIWFSDSGGQFYQKERIYYPDILHLHSIESGEFPFISIGDSYAKESVIVSKHRMFQNTTRKLIYIPSENGVFWRCYDRIADPWNERSLAIEECSSLKNSLVSFLVSSGKFKKAGEYLLPLSN from the coding sequence ATGCCGAAGATGATCACAATCCTATTGGCGGAAAAATCCGTAAGATTATATCTTCGATTTTTTGCAATCGGAATGGGAATTTCTTTTGCGACCTTGATTTTAAACTCTTCGTTTCGGTTTATGGGAGTAGATCTTTCCGAATTCAAGTCCTTATTTTTATCCATTCTACCTTTATTCTTAAAAGATTATATTCAAACTTTGATTGCGAGCGGGATTTTGTTTGGTGCGATCGGTTTGCTTCTTTCTTCTGCGCAGCTTGGGAATAAAAAAGAGGTTTTAATTGGTTCGTCTTTTATGGATCCTTTGTCGGAAGAAGTAGAAGATGGGACCTTGTTGGCTCAAGATCTCGATCCTTTTGTCGGAATTGAAAAGGCAAACTCTTGTCGAAAAGTCTTTTGGACTTTCGGAGTATTTGTATTTCTTCTTTGGTGTCATTCTGTGATTTTTTATCCCCAACTCTATGGAGAATTTTTCTTTTATCGATTTTCATTTTTGCGTTTCTTTTTGTTTTTTCTTACGGATTGGGTTTCTCCCTGGATTCCGCTGACGATCGCGCTCGGAATTTTGGGAATTTGTATCATAATACATTCTGTTTTTTTAATATTAAAACGAAACTGGCACGGTTTTATCTTTTTTGTTTTGTTTTGTTGTTTACTCTTTTGGTCCCATTCTCACGGAAGTCTTTCGGGGATATTGAGTACGACTGTCTTTTATCTTTTCACTCGAGTTTTTGAGAACAAGGTGGTTCCGATTTTTGATCTAGCTCGGACCGTAATTTTAAAAAATGTAACTTGGAATCGAATCGTTCTCGTTTTTATTCTTTGTTCTTCTCTGATTTGTTTCGCTTCTTCGAAAAGTTGTCTTGGAATTTTTACTTTAGCTCCAACTTGGAACAAGGAAGTTCCAGAAAATACCGTCCTGAGTACGGAAGGTTTTCCGAATATTCTGATTCTGAGCGCGGATAGTCTTCGTTATGATAAAATGGGATACGTGCAAGGTAAGGAGGGATTGACACCTCATATCGATTTACTTGCGAAGGATTCTGTAATATTTCAAGATCATCATACTACAATTCCCAGGACCTTTCCTGCCTGGGCGGATTTGCTCACGGGACAACCCAGTTTTATACACGGAATTCAGGATATGTTTCCAGATATAAAGGATCGGGAGGGTTTGAACGATAATGTTTCTAAAACACTTCCGAATATTTTATCGCAACTCGGATACAAGACAGAGGTCGTTTCTTCGTTTGCGGGGGATATCTTTCCTCGAGCTGATTGGGGATTTCAATCTGTAAAAGCTCCTATGTTTCACGCGGAAACTCTCACGGCGCAAAGAATTTTAGAAACTCAGATTTTTCTTCTTCCGATCGTGACCGGTTCGATTCCGGGCGCGGGGGAATATTTCGGGGCAATTCGCGGATTTCCAAGTTTGGGGGACGATTCTAAAATCCTTCCAGATCTTTTGGCCGGATTAAAAAAGGAGGGAAATCCGTTTTTTACGGTCTTTTTTTCCTCTGTGACACATTTCCCATTCAGTCCTCCGTATCCGTATTACAAGATATTTACAAATTCTGAATATTATGGAAAATTTAAGTATTTTAAATTTGTAAATCCGAGTGATTCTTCCGAACTTTCGAACGGCGATCAGGAACAGATTCGAGGACTCTTTCAGGCTTCGATTTATTCTTTTGACGACTCGGTTGGAAGGATTTTGAAGCATTTAAAAAAAGAAGGGATTTACGATTCCACTCTAATCGTTTTAACGAGCGATCATGGGGAATCCTTGTTTGAAGCCGATCATAGCCATGGGCACGGGGAACATCTAAGAGGAGAGGGTGTGACTCATATTCCTCTGCTCATTAAATTCCCTCAAAATGTCGGCGCTGGTCGGAGGTTTACCGGAATCAGTAGTTCCCTGGATCTGTTTCCGACTTTGCTTTCGTTTGTTGCAAACCGGGTTCGAGATTTTTCCTTACGCGAGAATTTGCGAAACGAATTGAAAAATCGTTCTGGAAGGGATTTGTCTGCAGGTTTGAGTTTTCAGACTTGGAAAGATTCTCGAAATGTCTACGGTGAAACTGGAATTTGGTTTAGCGATTCGGGAGGTCAGTTTTATCAAAAGGAAAGAATTTACTATCCCGACATTCTTCATTTGCATTCGATTGAATCGGGAGAATTTCCTTTTATTTCGATCGGAGATTCTTACGCGAAGGAGAGTGTGATCGTTTCCAAACATAGGATGTTTCAGAATACGACCCGTAAACTCATCTACATCCCTTCGGAGAACGGTGTGTTTTGGCGTTGTTACGATCGGATTGCCGATCCTTGGAACGAAAGGTCGCTTGCGATCGAAGAGTGTTCTTCTCTGAAAAATTCTCTCGTTTCGTTTCTAGTCTCTTCCGGAAAATTCAAGAAAGCAGGTGAGTATTTGCTCCCTTTGTCGAATTGA
- a CDS encoding RsmD family RNA methyltransferase, with protein sequence MKALKVQAGKFKGKSIETPIAVAGNTNFTPAILKKSVFDIVGSLVLKGRLILEETAFVDFFAGSGQMALEAVSRGFARVVLYELAWERSDNLRKLFAKLGDNYEISRKDVFRFYNKLDIPEKSKIYFLDPPYSFWDKKKEKIKSLLDFLLNDDATVAVFVQSPIDPDWPSFETRKFGKNFLTFRVNEVLDVSRLPNENVSEISEEISSFHENED encoded by the coding sequence GTGAAAGCACTCAAGGTACAGGCCGGAAAGTTCAAAGGTAAGTCGATAGAAACGCCTATTGCCGTTGCGGGAAACACGAATTTTACTCCCGCGATTTTAAAAAAATCCGTTTTTGATATCGTCGGCTCTTTAGTTTTAAAAGGAAGATTGATACTTGAAGAAACCGCGTTTGTGGACTTTTTTGCGGGTTCTGGACAAATGGCTTTGGAAGCAGTGAGTCGAGGATTTGCAAGAGTCGTTTTATACGAGCTGGCTTGGGAAAGGTCGGATAACCTTCGGAAACTTTTCGCAAAACTCGGTGACAACTACGAGATCAGCAGAAAAGACGTATTCCGTTTTTATAATAAACTTGATATTCCCGAAAAATCGAAGATCTATTTTTTAGATCCTCCATATTCTTTCTGGGATAAGAAAAAGGAAAAAATCAAATCTCTTTTGGACTTTTTGTTAAACGACGATGCTACCGTAGCCGTTTTTGTTCAGTCTCCGATTGATCCGGACTGGCCCAGTTTTGAAACTCGTAAGTTCGGAAAAAATTTCTTAACTTTTCGTGTGAATGAAGTTTTGGATGTTTCTCGGCTTCCGAACGAAAATGTATCCGAAATTTCAGAAGAAATATCCTCATTTCATGAAAATGAAGATTGA
- a CDS encoding sensor histidine kinase: protein MLAKRIFVFSIFFIFTLVSTGCNSKNAPIAEKGVIDLRNFNLDENITTLNGNWEFHWQELVRGNRPIPKTLFYFPVPGIWRDYDPNFTPEGYATYRLRVLCDCKYTNLKIRIPRLPGVYEVYFDDHKVYSNGFAGTGPLDTVFSAHPLMTNIVVPSEDFYITVAVSTFKGNYLKGGIRKPFQIGSAKAIDLEEKREEWREMVLIVVIFSFGIYHVVFFFSYRKDPIPLYFTAFCFLVSGYSFITSEIQFMALPDLSLDLRLRIKFFCEIAFFPISFLMLRKMFPLQFNRKWIQIAIGTSTIFFFGIFALNERNIVWFYSWFMYFPPLYALILIIGTATTFKAKELFTGFILAFTMMNDGIYGLYEIYTLYPYSFPLGLIAFVALNSYIISSRFAEDLEKAKEFAQLQIRYNEQLKLQAQERTRIASDIHDSIGSELTAILFELESRDKNDSTLKKLKSEVNHLISNVRDIVFLMHHQGNNQELVEEVIKRYGDRIQRTGTIEVKMEIEDVSNFIHLDQCLHVQKIFLEVASNILRHSEAKKIQISWKKEGKNLVLKVTDDGKKFEINPEEVSGIGMSSIRMRSEKLGASYVFHSKGSENLFELNIPIS from the coding sequence ATGCTCGCAAAGAGAATATTCGTATTTTCTATTTTTTTTATATTTACCTTGGTTTCGACGGGATGTAACTCCAAGAACGCGCCGATTGCGGAAAAAGGCGTTATCGATCTCAGAAATTTTAATCTCGACGAGAACATTACCACACTTAACGGAAACTGGGAATTTCATTGGCAAGAATTGGTACGTGGCAATCGTCCGATCCCTAAAACTCTCTTTTATTTTCCCGTTCCTGGAATTTGGAGGGACTACGATCCTAACTTCACTCCGGAAGGTTATGCGACTTATCGTTTGCGCGTGTTATGCGATTGTAAATATACCAATTTAAAAATCAGAATTCCCAGACTTCCGGGAGTTTACGAAGTCTACTTCGACGACCACAAAGTCTATTCAAACGGTTTCGCCGGAACTGGTCCCTTAGACACGGTATTTTCAGCTCATCCATTAATGACAAATATCGTAGTACCTTCTGAAGATTTTTATATCACCGTAGCCGTTTCCACTTTCAAAGGAAATTATCTCAAAGGTGGAATTCGAAAACCGTTCCAAATCGGATCCGCAAAGGCGATTGATTTGGAAGAAAAAAGAGAAGAATGGAGGGAGATGGTTCTAATCGTCGTTATCTTTTCTTTCGGAATCTATCACGTCGTATTCTTCTTTTCCTACAGAAAAGATCCGATTCCTCTCTATTTCACCGCGTTTTGTTTTTTAGTTTCCGGATATTCTTTCATCACCTCCGAAATTCAATTTATGGCTCTTCCGGATCTTTCTTTAGATCTGAGATTACGGATAAAATTTTTTTGCGAGATCGCATTTTTCCCTATTTCTTTCCTGATGCTCCGTAAGATGTTTCCGCTTCAGTTCAACCGGAAATGGATCCAAATCGCAATTGGAACGAGTACAATTTTCTTTTTCGGAATTTTCGCTTTAAACGAACGGAACATAGTCTGGTTTTATTCTTGGTTTATGTATTTTCCTCCACTTTATGCATTGATTTTGATTATAGGTACAGCAACCACTTTTAAGGCCAAAGAACTTTTTACCGGTTTTATTCTGGCGTTTACAATGATGAATGACGGAATTTACGGTTTATACGAGATTTATACCTTATATCCGTACAGCTTTCCTTTGGGTCTTATCGCTTTTGTCGCATTAAATTCCTATATTATTTCCTCAAGATTCGCAGAAGATCTAGAAAAGGCAAAAGAATTCGCACAACTTCAAATCAGATATAACGAACAGCTCAAACTACAAGCACAGGAAAGAACAAGGATCGCCTCGGATATTCACGATTCCATAGGGTCTGAGCTAACAGCAATTCTTTTCGAGCTAGAATCCAGAGATAAAAACGATTCCACACTGAAAAAGCTCAAATCGGAAGTGAATCATCTCATTTCGAACGTAAGAGACATCGTATTTCTTATGCACCATCAGGGAAACAACCAAGAACTAGTGGAAGAAGTGATAAAAAGATACGGAGATAGAATCCAACGCACCGGAACCATAGAAGTTAAAATGGAAATTGAAGACGTTTCCAATTTTATACATCTGGATCAATGTCTACACGTTCAAAAAATCTTTTTAGAAGTCGCGTCCAATATTCTCAGACATTCCGAAGCGAAGAAAATCCAAATTTCCTGGAAAAAAGAAGGAAAAAATTTGGTTCTAAAAGTGACGGACGACGGGAAAAAATTCGAAATCAATCCGGAAGAAGTTTCCGGAATCGGAATGAGCAGTATTCGAATGAGATCCGAAAAATTGGGAGCAAGCTATGTTTTCCATTCTAAAGGTTCTGAAAATTTGTTCGAACTAAATATTCCGATTTCCTAA
- a CDS encoding LIC10421/LIC12816 family protein yields MKVSFLNSWKGLFFRRVVFIFVLVGACGVFTPIFSVSEEEEARLLEKALVESAVTPGQKQAIANYLKATAVAKRARANELRELAKLSRGEKFLQARVRKEKLFKMADSLDRQADRHETTLKEFQIESH; encoded by the coding sequence ATGAAGGTTTCGTTTCTGAATTCATGGAAAGGACTTTTTTTTCGGAGGGTCGTTTTCATTTTTGTATTGGTTGGGGCGTGTGGAGTTTTTACGCCGATTTTTTCAGTTAGTGAAGAGGAAGAAGCGAGGCTTTTGGAAAAAGCTCTCGTAGAAAGTGCGGTGACTCCAGGGCAAAAACAAGCGATCGCAAATTATCTCAAAGCGACTGCGGTTGCCAAAAGAGCAAGAGCAAATGAACTCAGAGAGTTGGCGAAACTTTCCAGAGGAGAGAAATTTCTTCAAGCCAGGGTTCGCAAAGAGAAACTTTTTAAAATGGCGGATTCTCTGGATCGCCAAGCGGATCGTCATGAAACAACTCTCAAAGAATTTCAAATCGAAAGCCATTGA
- the ruvB gene encoding Holliday junction branch migration DNA helicase RuvB, with protein sequence MAKSHTLNPEEEFEEESGLRPSLLSEFIGQKEVLDNLTVYVRAAKNRKRALDHVLISGPPGLGKTTLAGIVSNELGTRLTITSAPVITKGADLARLLTSMGENEILFIDEIHTLHKKLEEILYPAMENYMIDLVIGEGVTAQMVQIPLKPFTLVGATTRSGLISEPLKSRFGIQLRLDYYNDEEMKEIVLRSSRILGVKIEDDAALEIGKRSRKTPRIANHLLKRIRDFSEVEGNLSVKKNLCLKAFEKMGIDDLGLDGMDRQILGCMIDRYKGGPVGLKAIAVVVGEEEKTIEDTYESFMVRIGLINRTPAGRVATEKAYRQLKRMQDFSENHGQDPTLF encoded by the coding sequence TTGGCAAAATCCCATACGCTTAATCCTGAGGAAGAATTTGAAGAAGAGTCGGGCCTACGTCCTTCTCTTCTTTCCGAATTTATAGGTCAGAAGGAGGTTCTCGATAATCTTACAGTTTATGTTCGAGCCGCTAAAAATCGAAAGCGCGCGCTTGATCACGTTTTGATTTCCGGTCCTCCCGGTCTCGGTAAAACGACTCTTGCCGGAATTGTTTCCAACGAACTTGGGACCAGGCTTACCATCACCTCTGCTCCCGTGATTACCAAAGGCGCTGATCTTGCCCGTCTTCTTACAAGCATGGGAGAAAATGAAATTCTATTTATAGATGAGATCCATACTCTTCATAAAAAACTCGAAGAGATTCTTTATCCGGCGATGGAGAATTATATGATCGATCTAGTGATTGGAGAAGGGGTGACCGCTCAAATGGTTCAAATTCCTCTCAAGCCGTTCACCTTAGTCGGAGCAACTACCAGAAGCGGACTGATCAGCGAACCTCTCAAAAGCCGTTTCGGAATTCAATTGAGGTTAGATTATTACAACGATGAAGAGATGAAGGAAATCGTTTTGCGTTCTTCTCGAATTTTGGGAGTTAAGATCGAAGACGATGCTGCTTTGGAAATAGGAAAACGTTCTCGTAAAACCCCCCGAATCGCAAATCATCTTTTAAAAAGAATTCGGGACTTTAGCGAAGTAGAGGGTAATCTTTCCGTGAAAAAAAATCTTTGTCTCAAGGCATTCGAAAAGATGGGGATTGACGACTTGGGATTGGACGGTATGGATCGACAGATACTAGGTTGTATGATTGATCGTTATAAGGGAGGTCCTGTCGGTTTAAAAGCGATTGCTGTTGTAGTCGGAGAAGAAGAAAAGACTATCGAAGATACTTACGAATCATTTATGGTTCGGATCGGACTCATCAATCGAACTCCCGCCGGTAGGGTGGCGACCGAAAAGGCCTATCGACAATTGAAACGAATGCAAGATTTTTCCGAAAACCATGGACAAGATCCGACTTTATTCTGA
- a CDS encoding tetratricopeptide repeat protein, with amino-acid sequence MNPLYLQSFGESEDAKKHFLTAYEYQTKGNLKLASKHYRMSIAAKPTAEAWTFLGWSYSLAGKLDRAIEFCKIAIETDPTLGNPYNDIGVYLLQQKRFEEALPWFEKAKFAPRYEVPVYPYFNAGSCLEILGHIELARLEYEKAIQIQPNYPPANLALKRIYIRYN; translated from the coding sequence ATGAATCCACTCTATTTACAATCTTTTGGAGAATCCGAAGATGCTAAAAAGCATTTTTTGACCGCTTACGAATATCAAACCAAGGGAAATCTCAAACTGGCTTCCAAACACTATAGAATGTCCATCGCGGCAAAACCGACAGCAGAAGCCTGGACGTTTTTGGGCTGGTCTTATTCTCTTGCCGGTAAATTGGATCGTGCGATTGAATTCTGTAAAATCGCGATCGAAACGGATCCTACATTAGGAAACCCTTATAATGATATCGGGGTTTATCTGCTTCAGCAAAAACGTTTTGAGGAGGCGCTTCCTTGGTTTGAAAAGGCAAAGTTTGCTCCTCGTTATGAGGTTCCCGTGTATCCGTATTTCAACGCAGGTTCTTGTTTGGAAATTTTAGGTCATATTGAACTCGCTCGTTTAGAATACGAAAAAGCCATTCAAATTCAGCCGAATTATCCTCCAGCAAACCTTGCTCTGAAACGGATTTACATCCGTTACAATTGA
- a CDS encoding trypsin-like peptidase domain-containing protein, which yields MDSFGNRESNENSVMGPYFSILKFFGVIFYFGLFYFSCFSPIAQTKETEPEIDKQQTFSGESLHSDHSPLLRYPKNKVRVHHIFEEVYPSSSASSVSILAEKTTKSRFLHSKGGHFLEKVLITLGYGIVLNPQGYILTNAHVIGTYDHLWVKSKSGKSYEAVIIGQDKKIDLAILQVTPDEDIVPVEKLDYYTLQRGEAAIRKYINAKIQIKKNRESNQPKSKNRTSDL from the coding sequence ATGGATTCTTTTGGAAATAGAGAATCCAATGAAAATTCCGTTATGGGCCCATATTTTTCGATTTTGAAGTTTTTCGGAGTGATTTTTTATTTCGGGTTATTTTATTTCTCCTGTTTTTCTCCGATTGCACAAACAAAAGAGACGGAGCCGGAAATCGATAAGCAGCAGACTTTTTCCGGAGAATCCCTTCACTCCGATCATTCTCCTCTTTTGCGCTATCCCAAAAATAAAGTTCGAGTACATCATATTTTTGAAGAAGTCTATCCGAGTTCTTCAGCGAGTTCGGTTTCGATTCTCGCCGAAAAAACGACTAAATCTCGGTTTCTTCATTCTAAGGGCGGGCATTTTTTGGAAAAAGTTTTGATTACCCTCGGCTATGGAATCGTTCTGAATCCGCAGGGTTACATTCTTACGAACGCTCATGTGATCGGGACTTACGATCATCTTTGGGTGAAGTCAAAATCAGGTAAATCCTACGAAGCGGTCATCATCGGTCAGGATAAGAAAATCGATTTAGCGATTTTGCAAGTCACTCCGGATGAGGATATCGTTCCCGTGGAAAAGTTAGATTATTATACTCTTCAAAGGGGAGAGGCGGCGATTCGAAAATATATCAATGCAAAAATTCAGATCAAAAAGAATCGGGAATCCAATCAGCCAAAATCCAAAAATCGGACTTCCGACTTGTAA
- a CDS encoding response regulator: MIHSKTSQKTKPPYLVSIIEDNQHTALNLQELLSNSSDFQFLEHYPDSQKAIEGIQRNIPDIVILDIGLPGKNGLECLKELKEKTPNTKYVIFTVFEDEEKIVEAIQGGVSGYLLKDTSPELFLAELKVIVLGGAPLTPRIADKIIREFTKKEENQNPPIQNTLGLTKRQLQILNFVALGMTVADIADELDISSHTVSRHIEKIYKKMEVHSKSEAIIRGRRMGIIRDVPGYP, encoded by the coding sequence ATGATACATTCGAAAACTTCACAAAAGACCAAACCTCCTTATTTGGTTTCCATCATCGAAGACAATCAACACACAGCCCTCAATCTTCAAGAACTTCTTTCCAATTCCTCCGACTTCCAATTTTTAGAACACTACCCCGACTCTCAAAAAGCGATCGAAGGTATTCAGAGAAATATTCCCGATATCGTGATCCTAGATATAGGACTCCCCGGAAAGAACGGATTGGAGTGTCTCAAAGAACTCAAAGAAAAAACACCTAACACTAAGTATGTGATCTTTACCGTTTTTGAAGACGAAGAAAAAATAGTCGAAGCAATCCAAGGAGGAGTATCTGGTTATCTTTTGAAGGATACTTCTCCCGAACTGTTCCTTGCTGAACTCAAAGTTATCGTACTAGGAGGCGCTCCACTTACTCCTAGAATTGCGGACAAGATCATCCGAGAATTCACCAAAAAAGAGGAAAACCAAAATCCGCCGATCCAAAATACTTTGGGACTTACGAAAAGACAACTCCAGATTCTTAATTTCGTGGCACTTGGAATGACCGTTGCAGATATAGCAGACGAACTCGATATTTCTAGTCATACTGTCAGCAGACATATCGAAAAGATTTATAAAAAGATGGAAGTGCATTCCAAATCCGAAGCCATCATCCGAGGAAGAAGAATGGGAATTATACGAGACGTTCCAGGCTATCCTTAA
- the tmk gene encoding dTMP kinase, which yields MKIEKPIFAVFEGIDGSGKSTLCKSLTERLTEQGIPSVNFTEPTNFETGKYLRKFLRGEIELGRKEQIDAFLNDREESLRQNILPSLESGKNVLLDRYMYSTAAYQSGEDLLPEIIIEKNLKRNFRIPDLLFYLDLNPAIALERLSRRKENKERFETLVQLEKIRSAYDRILPKETIRIDGKKGPDEIVQECLEIFSRNVNRSPL from the coding sequence ATGAAGATCGAAAAACCAATCTTTGCAGTTTTTGAAGGAATCGATGGAAGCGGTAAATCGACTCTTTGCAAATCCTTAACCGAAAGACTTACCGAACAAGGAATTCCTTCCGTAAACTTTACCGAACCCACAAACTTTGAAACTGGAAAGTATCTTCGAAAATTCTTAAGAGGGGAAATCGAGCTTGGAAGAAAAGAACAAATCGATGCCTTTTTAAACGACAGAGAAGAATCTTTAAGACAAAACATCCTTCCCTCTTTAGAATCCGGAAAAAACGTTTTACTGGATCGTTATATGTATTCCACAGCCGCTTATCAGAGCGGCGAGGATCTTCTTCCCGAAATAATTATCGAAAAAAATTTGAAGAGGAACTTTAGGATTCCGGATCTTCTATTTTATTTGGATCTTAATCCCGCAATCGCACTCGAAAGACTAAGTCGAAGAAAAGAGAATAAAGAAAGATTCGAAACGTTAGTTCAACTTGAAAAAATTCGTTCCGCCTATGATAGGATTCTCCCAAAAGAAACGATCCGAATCGACGGCAAAAAAGGCCCGGACGAGATTGTTCAGGAATGTCTGGAAATTTTTTCAAGAAATGTTAATAGAAGCCCACTATAA
- a CDS encoding LIC12806 family lipoprotein has protein sequence MLNEVQSHLIPKIFKGFIVSLVTTWIVSCGLKPVPPPEGKFCDVWHKPVECVELNFRKGIGDLGQGPLPLRMKNVVLYDLEIENKQNILIEVLHEHRVRIIFPGKESRLYLKIKDQEERKRRWKKAKEEWDELFK, from the coding sequence ATGTTAAACGAAGTGCAATCTCATCTTATCCCGAAAATTTTCAAAGGATTTATTGTATCCTTAGTTACAACTTGGATTGTTTCTTGCGGACTCAAACCCGTTCCCCCTCCCGAAGGAAAGTTCTGCGACGTCTGGCACAAACCAGTTGAATGTGTGGAATTGAATTTCAGAAAAGGAATTGGCGACCTAGGCCAAGGCCCTCTTCCTCTGCGAATGAAAAATGTGGTTCTCTATGATCTAGAAATTGAAAACAAACAAAACATCCTCATAGAAGTTCTCCATGAACATAGAGTGAGGATTATCTTTCCCGGAAAAGAATCCAGGTTGTATCTTAAGATCAAAGATCAAGAAGAACGCAAACGAAGATGGAAAAAAGCGAAGGAAGAATGGGACGAACTTTTTAAATGA
- a CDS encoding S1C family serine protease encodes MKNMEKLKYVAIVSISLLLGAFLSPVMFCGTGQSSPLFLNAKGDKEPSPATRQAITIQQAFEEVYQTASPSVVSIATEKIQNVPVHSGPFGDPFFDQFFGRGQGGSGRVMKQKQTGLGSGIILNTQGYILTNEHVVRSMDKLTVRLKTGKTFNAELVGSDPVIDLALLKIKPDGEIVPIELGDSSAVKVGDWAIAIGAPLGYEQSLTAGIVSAVGRAGIDNSGVHYLQTDASINQGNSGGPLLDINGRVIGINRMIASQSGGSVGIGFAIPINEAKAIMEELKTTGKVKRPAQAWLGVGVDYLHEEDAKKLNISGGAVVVQIMNDSPADRAGIQLMDVITEISGTKINSPEEVVSTVKKSKVGDRITVTVMRQGNISRISIQLKERPN; translated from the coding sequence ATGAAAAACATGGAAAAACTGAAGTATGTTGCGATCGTAAGCATTTCACTTCTGCTCGGAGCGTTCTTATCTCCTGTCATGTTTTGTGGAACTGGTCAAAGCAGTCCTCTTTTTTTAAACGCTAAAGGTGATAAGGAGCCTAGTCCGGCGACTCGTCAGGCGATCACGATTCAACAAGCCTTTGAGGAAGTTTATCAAACCGCTTCTCCAAGTGTAGTTTCCATCGCTACGGAAAAAATTCAAAACGTTCCTGTTCATTCCGGGCCTTTCGGAGATCCTTTCTTCGATCAATTCTTCGGCAGAGGTCAAGGCGGAAGCGGAAGAGTGATGAAACAAAAACAAACCGGGCTTGGTTCGGGGATTATTCTCAATACTCAGGGATATATTTTAACCAACGAACATGTGGTTCGCTCCATGGATAAGCTTACCGTTCGTTTAAAAACGGGTAAGACATTTAACGCAGAACTCGTCGGCTCTGATCCTGTGATTGATTTGGCTCTTTTAAAAATCAAGCCGGACGGTGAAATTGTTCCGATCGAACTTGGAGATTCTTCCGCGGTAAAAGTTGGGGACTGGGCAATTGCAATCGGGGCCCCTTTAGGTTACGAACAGTCTCTGACCGCAGGTATTGTCAGTGCGGTCGGTAGAGCCGGAATCGATAACAGCGGAGTTCATTATCTTCAAACGGACGCTTCCATCAACCAAGGAAATTCCGGAGGCCCGCTTCTTGATATCAATGGTCGTGTGATCGGCATCAATCGTATGATCGCTTCGCAGAGCGGAGGTTCGGTGGGAATCGGATTTGCGATTCCGATTAACGAAGCGAAGGCGATTATGGAAGAGTTAAAAACCACCGGTAAGGTAAAACGTCCCGCACAGGCTTGGCTTGGAGTCGGAGTGGATTATCTTCACGAGGAAGATGCGAAGAAGTTGAATATTTCGGGCGGTGCGGTTGTCGTTCAGATCATGAATGATTCTCCTGCGGATCGCGCTGGAATTCAGCTGATGGACGTAATTACTGAAATTTCCGGAACTAAAATCAATTCTCCGGAGGAAGTGGTCAGCACGGTTAAGAAGAGTAAGGTAGGTGATCGTATCACCGTTACAGTTATGCGTCAGGGAAACATTTCTAGAATTTCGATCCAACTTAAGGAAAGACCGAACTGA